From the genome of Burkholderia pyrrocinia:
CCGTCGCATACGGTGTTCAACCTCGTCGACCGCTGGCCCGAGTACGCGCTCGTCGAAGCGGAACTCAAGACGGGTCGGACCCATCAGATCCGCGTGCACCTCGCGCATCTCGGCCTGCCGATCGCCGGCGACGCCAAGTATGGCGATTTCGCACTGAACAAGGCGCTGGCGCGCGCGAACGCACAGCCGTCGTTGAAACGGATGTTCCTGCATGCGTACCGGCTGCGGCTCGCCCATCCGCTGACCGGCGAGGCGCTGCAGTTCGATGCGCCGCTGCCGGACGAATGCCAGCGCTTTCTCGACCAACTCAGCGCACTGCGCGATACCGCCTGAACCGCATGGCTCGACAGCAATTTGACCTGATCGTCTTCGACTGGGACGGCACGCTGATGGATTCGACTGCGCACATCGCGCACAGCATCCAGGCCGCATGCCGCGATCTCGGCCTGCCCACGCCATCCGACGAGGCGTCGCGCTACGTGATCGGCCTCGGCCTGCGCGACGCGCTGCAGATTACCGCTCCGACCCTCGATCCGTCCGACTATCCGCGGCTGGCCGAGCGCTACCGCTATCACTATCTGCTCGACGACCAGCGCATCGAGCTGTTCGCCGGCGTGCGCGAGCTGCTTGCCGAGTTGCGCGATACGGGCTACTTGCTTGCCGTCGCGACCGGCAAGGGTCGGGTCGGGCTGAACCGCGTGCTTGACCAGTCGAAGCTGACGAGTTTGTTCGATGCGACGCGTTGCGCGGACGAGACGTTCTCGAAGCCGCATCCGGCGATGCTGCACGAGCTGTCCCGGGAGTTGGGGCAGGACCTCGCGCGCACCGTGATGATCGGCGACACGACGCACGACCTGCAGATGGCCGCGAGCGCCGGAGCGGCCGGCGTCGGTGTCGCATACGGCGCGCACACGGCCGATGCGCTGGCTGCGCTCGCGCCGCGTTTCGTCGCACCGGACGTCGACGCGTTGGCCGCGTGGCTGCGGGAGCACGCATGAGCGCGGCGCCGGAATCGGTGCGCGTGTGCGCATCGGACGCGCTGGCCGACGGCGGCGCCGGCGTGCGCGTCGACGCGACGCTGCGCGGCGAGCAGGCCGTCGTGTTCTTCGTGCGCTACGACGGTCGCGCATATGGCTACCTGAATCGCTGCGCGCACGTGCCGATGGAGCTCGACTGGTCCGAAGGGCAGTTCTTCGAGTCGTCGGGCCTGTACCTGATGTGCGCGACGCACGGCGCGATCTACGCACCGGATACCGGCAAGTGCGTCGGCGGCCCGTGCCGCGGCGGCCGCCTTCGGCCGGTCGAGGTCGACGAACGCGACACGCCCGACGGGCGTGCGGTATTCTGGGTGCCCGACGCCGACCTGCGTCCTGCCACTCCCGCCACGACCGACTGACGACAATACCGCATGGCCGACCAACCGAATTCCCCGGATTCTTCCTCCCGTCCCGACAGCCGTGAACCGAACTGGGAGCGCGCGGCGCTCGAGCGGATCGCGCTCGCGGCCGTGAAGGAGCAGCGCGCGGCGCGGCGCTGGAAGATCTTCTTCCGCTTCGCGTTCCTGGGCGTGTTCGTGCTGCTCGCGTTCGCGCTGATCGACTTCTCGAGCGATTCGAAATTCTCGTCGAGCGGGCGGCATACGGCGCTCGTGACGATCGACGGCGAGATCGCGGCAGGCGTCAATGCGAACGCCGACGACATCAACACCGCGCTCGACGCCGCATTCGACGACGACGGCACGGTCGGCGTCGTGCTGCGGATCAACAGCCCGGGAGGCAGCCCCGTGCAGGCCGGCATGGTCTACGACGAGATCCGGCGGCTGCGGGCGAAGCACCCGGACAAGCCGCTGTACGTCGTCGTGACCGACATGTGCGCATCGGGCGGCTATTACATCGCGGCCGCGGCCGACAAGATCTTCGTCGACAA
Proteins encoded in this window:
- a CDS encoding HAD-IA family hydrolase codes for the protein MARQQFDLIVFDWDGTLMDSTAHIAHSIQAACRDLGLPTPSDEASRYVIGLGLRDALQITAPTLDPSDYPRLAERYRYHYLLDDQRIELFAGVRELLAELRDTGYLLAVATGKGRVGLNRVLDQSKLTSLFDATRCADETFSKPHPAMLHELSRELGQDLARTVMIGDTTHDLQMAASAGAAGVGVAYGAHTADALAALAPRFVAPDVDALAAWLREHA
- a CDS encoding Rieske (2Fe-2S) protein, translating into MSAAPESVRVCASDALADGGAGVRVDATLRGEQAVVFFVRYDGRAYGYLNRCAHVPMELDWSEGQFFESSGLYLMCATHGAIYAPDTGKCVGGPCRGGRLRPVEVDERDTPDGRAVFWVPDADLRPATPATTD
- a CDS encoding S49 family peptidase, with product MADQPNSPDSSSRPDSREPNWERAALERIALAAVKEQRAARRWKIFFRFAFLGVFVLLAFALIDFSSDSKFSSSGRHTALVTIDGEIAAGVNANADDINTALDAAFDDDGTVGVVLRINSPGGSPVQAGMVYDEIRRLRAKHPDKPLYVVVTDMCASGGYYIAAAADKIFVDKASIVGSIGVLMDGFGFTGLMGKLGVERRLHTSGENKGFYDPFSPETSKMDVHAQALLDQVHAQFIKAVKDGRGKRLHETPDMFSGLFWTGAKSVELGLADGYGTTDTVARDVLKAPDLVDYTVKESLTNRVARKFGAAVGGAAMKALTAGGASFSLR